The following coding sequences lie in one Musa acuminata AAA Group cultivar baxijiao chromosome BXJ1-8, Cavendish_Baxijiao_AAA, whole genome shotgun sequence genomic window:
- the LOC103993903 gene encoding cytokinin dehydrogenase 3-like, with amino-acid sequence MDFALFCTRVNILFLLIALCSPCKFIQSPMDFGPLNFHQTTDTSSLDFGRIVFDSPSAVLRPQSPKEISLLLGFLSASSFSKVTVAARGAGHSIDGQAQALDGIVIEMDSLPSAISIQRGRESGSSYADVGGGALWIELLRESLRFGLAPRSWTDYLYLSVGGTLSNGGISGQTFKHGPQISNVLQLDVVTGKGEQVTCSPTESSELFFAALGGLGQFGIITRARILLQDAPPKVKWVRAFYDDFETFTEDQELLVAMPDAVDYVEGFILLNEQSLHSSSVAFPSHLEFTPEFDSNGSNYRVYHCIEFAIHDYQVESTDVEQVATEISRKMSHIPSHFYGVEVSYFDFLNRVRMEEVSLRSRGLWEVAHPWLNMFVPKSGIREFKDLLLDNISPTDFEGLVLIYPLLRDKWDANSSAVLPDGGGRAEEQVMYIVGVLRSANPATCAAQCLRDLLRRRRRVAKVATDPRIGAKQYLARHPSQSQWQDHFGRHWDRFVARKAQFDPLSILAPGQGIFPRTYASSS; translated from the exons ATGGACTTCGCTCTGTTCTGTACCAGAGTCAATATCCTGTTTCTTCTTATAGCTCTCTGTTCACCATGCAAGTTCATCCAGAGCCCCATGGACTTTGGCCCCTTGAACTTCCACCAGACCACAGACACCTCGTCTTTGGACTTCGGGAGGATCGTGTTCGACTCCCCTTCCGCCGTCCTTCGACCCCAATCCCCAAAAGAGATCTCACTCCTCCTCGGCTTTCTCTCTGCTTCATCCTTCAGTAAAGTCACAGTTGCAGCAAGAGGAGCAGGCCACTCCATCGATGGCCAAGCTCAGGCCCTCGACGGCATTGTCATCGAGATGGACTCCCTGCCCTCCGCCATAAGCATCCAACGTGGACGAGAGTCCGGTTCCTCTTACGCTGATGTCGGTGGTGGAGCTCTTTGGATCGAGCTGCTACGCGAGAGCTTGAGGTTTGGGCTGGCTCCAAGGTCTTGGACCGATTACCTCTACCTCAGCGTCGGTGGGACTCTCTCTAATGGCGGCATCAGTGGCCAGACCTTCAAGCACGGACCTCAGATCAGCAATGTCTTGCAGCTCGATGTGGTGACAG GTAAAGGAGAGCAAGTAACATGCTCGCCCACTGAAAGCTCGGAGCTGTTCTTTGCGGCTCTGGGTGGGTTGGGCCAGTTCGGCATCATAACGAGAGCAAGGATCCTGCTCCAGGATGCTCCTCCGAAG GTGAAGTGGGTCAGAGCCTTTTATGACGACTTCGAGACCTTCACCGAGGACCAAGAACTGTTGGTTGCAATGCCAGATGCAGTGGACTATGTCGAGGGATTCATCCTCCTAAACGAGCAGTCCCTCCACAGCTCATCCGTCGCCTTCCCATCTCATCTGGAGTTCACCCCGGAGTTCGACAGCAACGGCAGCAACTACAGAGTGTACCACTGCATCGAGTTTGCCATCCATGACTACCAAGTCGAGAGCACAGATGTGGAGCAA GTCGCGACCGAGATTTCGAGGAAGATGAGCCATATACCTTCGCATTTCTACGGTGTGGAAGTCTCCTACTTCGATTTCCTCAACAGGGTCAGGATGGAGGAGGTCAGCCTCAGGAGCAGAGGGCTGTGGGAGGTGGCTCACCCATGGCTCAACATGTTTGTGCCCAAGTCTGGGATCAGAGAGTTCAAAGACTTGCTGCTGGATAACATCTCACCGACTGACTTCGAAGGCCTTGTTCTCATTTACCCACTTCTAAGAGACAA GTGGGACGCGAACAGCTCGGCTGTGCTGCCTGACGGGGGAGGCAGAGCGGAGGAGCAGGTGATGTACATCGTCGGAGTGCTCCGGTCAGCCAACCCGGCCACCTGCGCAGCCCAGTGCCTCCGagacctcctccgccgccgccgtcgcgTGGCAAAGGTCGCCACGGACCCCCGAATCGGAGCGAAGCAGTACCTGGCGCGCCACCCCTCCCAGAGCCAATGGCAGGATCACTTCGGCCGGCACTGGGACCGGTTTGTGGCCCGCAAGGCGCAGTTCGATCCCCTCAGCATCCTCGCCCCCGGCCAAGGCATATTTCCCCGGACATATGCCTCTTCCTCGTAG
- the LOC135680666 gene encoding tRNA(His) guanylyltransferase 1-like isoform X1: protein MSTSRNLKLMTDCLPPVGLLSELTDAIFTSEATFSEFSAEHAFEKPNDENALNLMNSCAVSMLEQFPDIVFAYGVSDEYSFIWKETTQFYQRRSSKLLSLSVSYFTSVYVMKWKEFFPHKELNGPPYFDGRVVCYPRAKIVQDYLAWRQVDCHINNQYNTCFWMLVKSGKTQREAQELLKGTQAKDKNELLFQQFNVNYDKLPQMFRKGSCVYRKKVEEVVKLDDTGNPVTRTRSKVVVEHMDIIGPKFWSELPYILKEECD, encoded by the exons ATGAGTACGTCAAGAAATTTGAAACTGATGACAGACTGCCTCCCTCCAGTTGGATTGTTGTCAGAATTGACGGATGCCATTTTCACCAGTGAGGCAACTTTTTCAGA ATTTTCTGCAGAACATGCATTTGAAAAGCCCAATGACGAGAATGCTTTGAATTTGATGAACTCATGTGCAGTCTCTATGCTAGAACAATTTCCTGACATAGTATTTGCATATGGTGTCAGTGATGAATATAG TTTTATATGGAAGGAAACTACTCAGTTTTACCAAAGACGGTCAAG CAAATTACTTTCACTTAGTGTATCCTATTTCACATCTGTCTACGTGATGAAGTGGAAAGAATTTTTTCCTCACAAGGAACTGAACGGACCCCCTTATTTTGATGGACGAGTTGTATGTTACCCAAGAGCAAAAATTGTCCAGGATTATCTGGCATGGAGGCAGGTAGACT GTCACATAAACAATCAGTATAATACATGTTTTTGGATGTTGGTTAAGTCGGGAAAGACACAGAGGGAAGCCCAGGAACTTCTAAAG GGCACACAAGCAAAAGATAAGAATGAGCTGCTTTTTCAACAGTTCAATGTTAATTATGATAAGCTACCTCAAATGTTCCGAAAAGGATCTTGTGTTTACAGAAAAAAG GTGGAAGAAGTGGTTAAGTTGGATGATACTGGAAATCCCGTCACAAGAACTCGAAGCAAGGTGGTTGTGGAACACATGGATATAATAGGCCCCAAGTTTTGGAGTGAGCTCCCTTACATCCTCAAAGAAGAGTGTGACTGA
- the LOC135680668 gene encoding uncharacterized protein LOC135680668 codes for MAATGPAAAALLLAVLSLLSAYADARPGVPFHPCNTVFVTYTITTTASDDDALPGLHRTSGFVSVYRIIAPIRTFHRDPRPAMIPRPVLLRRREPAALGFSSLQDRAKDILVVVVGLLFGVGCGALTAATMCLAWSLVTHRHEICGSDEYSDDEEDADESPKKAGYVKIPAADPVLVKEGYEGN; via the coding sequence ATGGCTGCCACCGGCCCCGCCGCCGCTGCCCTCTTACTCGCCGTGCTCTCCCTCCTCTCCGCCTACGCCGACGCCCGTCCCGGCGTCCCGTTCCACCCCTGCAACACCGTGTTCGTTACCTACACCATCACTACCACCGCCTCCGACGACGACGCCCTCCCCGGCCTCCACCGAACCTCCGGGTTCGTCTCCGTGTACCGCATCATCGCCCCGATACGCACCTTCCACCGCGACCCCCGCCCCGCGATGATCCCCCGGCCGGTGCTCCTCCGTCGCCGCGAGCCCGCTGCGCTCGGGTTCAGCTCCCTCCAGGATCGCGCCAAGGACATCCTCGTGGTGGTCGTCGGCCTCCTCTTCGGGGTCGGGTGCGGCGCCCTCACCGCCGCCACCATGTGCCTGGCCTGGTCCCTCGTCACCCACCGGCACGAGATCTGCGGGTCCGATGAgtacagcgacgacgaggaggatGCCGACGAGAGCCCCAAGAAGGCGGGCTACGTCAAGATCCCGGCAGCTGACCCGGTCCTCGTCAAAGAAGGGTATGAGGGGAATTAG
- the LOC135680666 gene encoding tRNA(His) guanylyltransferase 1-like isoform X2: MANSKYEYVKKFETDDRLPPSSWIVVRIDGCHFHQFSAEHAFEKPNDENALNLMNSCAVSMLEQFPDIVFAYGVSDEYSFIWKETTQFYQRRSSKLLSLSVSYFTSVYVMKWKEFFPHKELNGPPYFDGRVVCYPRAKIVQDYLAWRQVDCHINNQYNTCFWMLVKSGKTQREAQELLKGTQAKDKNELLFQQFNVNYDKLPQMFRKGSCVYRKKVEEVVKLDDTGNPVTRTRSKVVVEHMDIIGPKFWSELPYILKEECD, translated from the exons ATGGCAAATAGCAAGTATGAGTACGTCAAGAAATTTGAAACTGATGACAGACTGCCTCCCTCCAGTTGGATTGTTGTCAGAATTGACGGATGCCATTTTCACCA ATTTTCTGCAGAACATGCATTTGAAAAGCCCAATGACGAGAATGCTTTGAATTTGATGAACTCATGTGCAGTCTCTATGCTAGAACAATTTCCTGACATAGTATTTGCATATGGTGTCAGTGATGAATATAG TTTTATATGGAAGGAAACTACTCAGTTTTACCAAAGACGGTCAAG CAAATTACTTTCACTTAGTGTATCCTATTTCACATCTGTCTACGTGATGAAGTGGAAAGAATTTTTTCCTCACAAGGAACTGAACGGACCCCCTTATTTTGATGGACGAGTTGTATGTTACCCAAGAGCAAAAATTGTCCAGGATTATCTGGCATGGAGGCAGGTAGACT GTCACATAAACAATCAGTATAATACATGTTTTTGGATGTTGGTTAAGTCGGGAAAGACACAGAGGGAAGCCCAGGAACTTCTAAAG GGCACACAAGCAAAAGATAAGAATGAGCTGCTTTTTCAACAGTTCAATGTTAATTATGATAAGCTACCTCAAATGTTCCGAAAAGGATCTTGTGTTTACAGAAAAAAG GTGGAAGAAGTGGTTAAGTTGGATGATACTGGAAATCCCGTCACAAGAACTCGAAGCAAGGTGGTTGTGGAACACATGGATATAATAGGCCCCAAGTTTTGGAGTGAGCTCCCTTACATCCTCAAAGAAGAGTGTGACTGA